The stretch of DNA GTAGAGGGCCACCGTCTCGGTGAGGGGCATGCCGTACTGCTGGCGAATCGCCAATCGGGCAGCGGCGTCTGCGGTCTGCGCGCGGCGGTAGACGGCATCGTGGGTGGGGTGGCCGGTCACGACGATCTCGCGCTTGCGGACGCCCTGCGCCACGAACTGGTCGCGGAATGCGCTGCCCATGACGGCGAACTGCTCGGCCTCGCCACCGCCGTAGCTCTCCACGAGGGTGAACCGCAAACCCAGTGCGCCCAGAATCGACTGGTAGACCGTACGCGTCAACGGCCCGATCCGCTGCCGGAGCGGGCTGCGCTCGCGTTGCGGGGTGGCCGGGGCGTACTGGATCTTCCGCAGGCGGTCGTACATCTCCTGGGGGTAGCTGAAGGCCCACTGCACGACCAGGGTCGGGAGGCCGGCGGCGTTCGCCTCGCGCACCAGGAACCGTTCGAGGAGCAGGGTGTCCTGAATCACGACGACGGCTGACGGTCCGATCTCGCGGAGCATGCGCTGAGCCAGCGCTCGCGCCCGGCTCAGCCGCGCGATCTCGTCCACCGTGGCAGCACCCGGCAGCCGCCCAAGGCCCGCCGGCAGGGTCTGGCCCGGGAGCGCGACCTCGTACAGCGGGACGCCGCGCTCGGCGAGGGCCGCCCGCGCCCAGTCGCCCGGCGCGTGGTGGAAGAGCACCGAGCACGGCGTCTCATAGTCGGCCTGCAGACGGTCGATGACCGGCAGGAACGTCCGTAACGTCTCGTCAGGCTCACGGGCCACGAACAGGACCGGCCGCTCAGGCGGGCGAGGTGAGGTCAGGCGTTCCATACGGCGCGGAAGTGTACCACGCGCGTACCCCGTCCCTTCGAGAAGCCGGCTCGCGTTGAGCGCTCAGACGCGGTAGAATCGGGCCAACTTCGCGAAGGACGTGCTGGGTTCGTGCCGTGGGTGTGTGTCTCACGGGCGAGGGGTGAACGGTGAGCAGCCGGGCTGCAATCGACTGGGTCGGTCGCTACCGCGCGTGGCTGGCAGCGGCGATGCTCGGCGCGGTCGCCGTGAGCCTCGGCGTCCTGATTGTGCGGCGTCCGGAGCCCCCGCGAGTGGTCGTCCAGCAGCAGCCGACCGTCAAGCCGGTCGCGGCGGTGTCGCCCCAGACGCCGGCGGTGCTGGTGGTCCACATGAGCGGCGAGGTGATCGCCCCTGGCACCTATCGGTTGCCGGTCGGCGCGCGGATCGAGGATGCGCTGAAGGCGGCCGGCGGACCGAGCGGCGAGGGCGACATCCACCGGATCAATCTGGCCGCCCGGCTCGCGGATGGGCAGCAGATCGTGGTGCCGAAGCGGGTCGACCCGATGCTGGCCATCGCCGCGCACATCCCCAGTCCGACCCCTGGCCGGCTGAGCATCAACACGGCCTCGGTAGCCGAGCTCGACCGTCTGCCGGGCGTCGGGCCGGTCACGGCGCAGCGCATCGTGGCCTACCGCGAGCAGAACGGCCCGTTCGAGAGTATTCAGCAACTGCGAACGGCGAATCTCGTGAACGCCACGACGTTCGAGCGGATCAAGGAGCTGGTCGACCGGTAGTCTCGGCCGCGGGCTGGTGGCTCGGCAGGCGTGAATCGCAGGGTCGCTCGGTGCCCATCGTCAACCTGACAGCAGCGAGAAACGACCTCGCGTCCGTCATTCCGACCGCGGCGAGGCACGAGCACACCCTCTCGTCATCCCGACCCCATTCGGCACGCTCAGGGCAAGCTACGCGAGGAACGCCCTCCCCTCCGTCATCCCGACCGCGGCGAGGCACGAGCGGAGTGGAGAGGGATCTTCTCCTTCTGTAGCGTGAGGAAGATCCCTCGACTGCGTTCGCACGCTCACTCCGCTCGGGATGACGGTGACGGGAGCACCCTCACGTCGCTCGGGATGACGGGGGAAGTGCCGGCAGGCTTGCCCTGAGCGTGCCGAACGGGTCGCTTCGCTCGGGATGACGGGGGAAGCGTCGAGTGACCCGACCCGGTCGTTCACGACTGACAGGCTGCTAGGCCGGGCTGGACGATGGGCGCGGAAAGTCGTCGGGCAGGATCGCGCCGAGCAGCCGCGCCTCCCGCCACGAGCAGCCGCGTGTCGAGGCCCCGATCATCGTCGCCCCGCTCAGCTCAGCCCGTTCGAGGTCGGCGTTGTCGAGCGTGGCATCCACGAGGTTGACGTGACGCAGGTCCGTGCCGATCAGCGATGCGCCGGTCAGGTTGGCCCGTTCGAGGTTCGCCCCCTGCATGTTCGCGCCGATCAGGTCAGCGCCATGCAGGCTGACGCTCTGAAGCGTGGCTGACTGGAGGTCGGAGAGGTAGAGGCTGGCCTCGCGAAGCTGTGCGCCGCGTAGATCTACCCCACGCAGGTTGGTGTGTCCAAGGTCCGCCTCGGAGAGAATGGCCTGCTGCAGACGCGCCGTGGTCAGATCCAGGCCGCGCAGGAGCGCACCGCGCAGGTTGGCAGCACTGAAGTCGGCGTGGCTGATGTGCGCCTGCTGGAGGTCGGCCCGCGCGAGCGTGGCCGATTTCAGGCTCGCGCCTTCGAGGGTCACATTGGCGAGGTTGACGGCCGTCAGATCGACGCCGTCGAGCACCGCGTTTCGCAGCGAGCACCCGGTGAGCTGTGCGTCTCGGAGGTCCGCACCGCGCAGGCGCGCCCGTGAGAGGTCGGCCCCGGTCAGGTCCGCGCCGCGCAGGTTCGCGCCCGAAAGGTCAGCCCCCGTCAGCTTCACGCCAGCCATCGCTGCCCCCGCGAGGTCCGCGCCGGCGAGGTTGGCGTCAGCAAGGTTCGCGTCGCGGAAGCGGGCGCGCGCCAGGCGCATGCCGGTGAGGCGCGCCCCACTCAGCCGTGACTCGGAGAAGTCGGCCGCCACCATGCTGGACGATTCCAGGTCGATGCCCCAGAGCGCCGTGCGCCGCAGATCGAGGCCATCCACGCCCCCCCGCCCGAGCACCGTCAGCACGGACTGGATCTCCACGTCTGGCTCGATGCCGGTGCTTCCGACGTGCGCGTGCTGGCGAATGTAGGCGGCCAGGAGCTCCATGGTCGGCGTTCGGTACGAGTGCGCCTCGCGGGCCACCTGTTCGACAGCGTAGATGCCGCCCAGCCGCGACTCGACCGAGGTCTTCTTCGAACCGTTGTCTCGCCCGAGCAGGCCGACGGCCGCCGCCCAGCGCTCGGCAATCGAGGTGCCGCGCGCAACGCTCAAGGCTTGCGTCACAACCGCGTGGATCCGCCAGTTCATCACCAGCATCGCCAGCAGGCCGATGATCAGCACCCCGTCCACGAGGAGCTGGATCTCGACGGGGACACTCATCGTCGGACCTCGGGCGCACCTGGAGTGGGAACGCCACGGCCCCGGGTTCGGCCCGCGCCTGTCCAGCGCCCGGCCGAGCCTGCCACCCCGCCCTGTGGCGCGGCGGCGTACTCAGGGGTCTTGGCGCAGGATCGCGGGCCGGCCTGAGGCTCTGACGCGAGATTCCGACAATTCACAATGCTGTATCCTACCGCGCCCCGGGGGCGCGTGTGTTCCCTTCGATGGTTGTGATTCTGTTCCCGAGCGGCAGGGTTTCGCGCGGTGAGCGCCGCCTTGTTGCGGGCACACCTATAGCTGGCTAATGTCGCGACAGCGCGCCTATTCCTGGATTAGCGTTTTGTCAAGAATTCGTCTTAGGTCACAGTGTCGCGACAGACGGATGGTAACAGGCTGCATGAATTCTGTACAGCCCTGTGCGCCCAGCGTCGTCGTCCATGCGACCACCATCCTCACGATTGCTGCGTCGGCGCGCCACCGACGTGTGGCGCGCCGCCTCATCAGGTAACAACGACTGGTGAGGCCGTTTCGTGCGGATTTGGGGTGGCGGAACCCGACGTTCTCGGCGGTCGGCACTTGACGGTCAGGGTGCTCAGTACTATCCTCGCGCATCACCGGTGCGCTTGCCGAGCGCACGGCGAGACGCAGGGGGCGTGGGTGGGCAGCGCGGGGCTGATCCTGGCAGGCTGCTGGAGTGTTGGCATCGCGGTCAGCGCGCTCGTGGCGCTGCCCCCGCTCCTGACGGCGCTGTCGGCCGCCGTCTCGCTGTGTGCGGCTGGCCTTACACCATCCGCCAGGATTCGCCTTCTGGCGCTCGGGCTGTCGGCCGGTCTGCTGGGCGTCGCCTGGGCGTCGTGGTGGGCCGCGGCGCCCTCGGACGACCCGCTCACAGCGTATGCTGGCGCGGTGGTCGTCCGCGCCCGCCTGCTCGACGCTCCGACGCCGCGTGGCTCTCGGTTCGAGGTCGTGGCGCAGGTCGAGACGATCTCCCGCGCGCCTGAGCCTCGCGAGGCTCGGCAGCCGGTCAGCGGGCCGGCCCGGGTGCTTCTGCGGGCCTCGACCATTCCGGCGTCGCATGACGATCTGGTCGAGCTGCGCGGCCAGCTCGCTCGACCCCGTTCGCGGCCGGGCTGGCCGCTGGCCGAGATCCTGGCGCGGCGCGGTATCGGCTGGACCCTCGACGCCGGGATCGTGCGGGTGGTGGAGGAGGGACGGCCGGGACTGCGCCGCTGGCTCGGGGAAGCTCGCGCGCTGGCCGAAGGGACGGCCCGCGAGCAGCTTCCCGAGCCGCAGGCTTCGCTCCTGGCCGGCATGGTGTTCGGGGCGCGGGCCGGCCTGCCGCCGGATCTGCGGGCCGCCATGAGTGCGACCAGCACGTCGCACCTGACCGCCGTGTCCGGCGCCAACGTGGCGATGGTCGCGGGCGCGCTGCTGGTGCTGGCGCTGACCGTCGTCGGGCGTGCGCCGGCCTGCGGCCTGGCCCTGGTCGGGGTCTGGCTCTACGCGTTGATGGTCGGAGCGCCGCCATCTGCGCTGCGGGCCGCTGCGATGGCGACCTTCGCGCTCACGGCGCAGGCGCTCGGTCGGCAGCCAGACACCTTCGCCGCGCTGCTGGTGGCAACGGCGCTGC from Chloroflexota bacterium encodes:
- a CDS encoding CDP-glycerol glycerophosphotransferase family protein codes for the protein MERLTSPRPPERPVLFVAREPDETLRTFLPVIDRLQADYETPCSVLFHHAPGDWARAALAERGVPLYEVALPGQTLPAGLGRLPGAATVDEIARLSRARALAQRMLREIGPSAVVVIQDTLLLERFLVREANAAGLPTLVVQWAFSYPQEMYDRLRKIQYAPATPQRERSPLRQRIGPLTRTVYQSILGALGLRFTLVESYGGGEAEQFAVMGSAFRDQFVAQGVRKREIVVTGHPTHDAVYRRAQTADAAARLAIRQQYGMPLTETVALYATQPVLWRKVISHETLEANVRAMAEAIQTIDGCTLVLKLHPREHAEDYAFCQTLDPPVTVLTQAEMPDLIAACDLFISSSSSTVLLAMLLDRPIVTVNFDEVPHFDQFEPIGGTVHVRTHGAFADAVWSLLTDSVARDRLRRKREEVVERYTRFDGKAAARIAAVIAGSLGLPLRDTVGAATGAHP
- a CDS encoding ComEA family DNA-binding protein; its protein translation is MSSRAAIDWVGRYRAWLAAAMLGAVAVSLGVLIVRRPEPPRVVVQQQPTVKPVAAVSPQTPAVLVVHMSGEVIAPGTYRLPVGARIEDALKAAGGPSGEGDIHRINLAARLADGQQIVVPKRVDPMLAIAAHIPSPTPGRLSINTASVAELDRLPGVGPVTAQRIVAYREQNGPFESIQQLRTANLVNATTFERIKELVDR
- a CDS encoding pentapeptide repeat-containing protein, translating into MSVPVEIQLLVDGVLIIGLLAMLVMNWRIHAVVTQALSVARGTSIAERWAAAVGLLGRDNGSKKTSVESRLGGIYAVEQVAREAHSYRTPTMELLAAYIRQHAHVGSTGIEPDVEIQSVLTVLGRGGVDGLDLRRTALWGIDLESSSMVAADFSESRLSGARLTGMRLARARFRDANLADANLAGADLAGAAMAGVKLTGADLSGANLRGADLTGADLSRARLRGADLRDAQLTGCSLRNAVLDGVDLTAVNLANVTLEGASLKSATLARADLQQAHISHADFSAANLRGALLRGLDLTTARLQQAILSEADLGHTNLRGVDLRGAQLREASLYLSDLQSATLQSVSLHGADLIGANMQGANLERANLTGASLIGTDLRHVNLVDATLDNADLERAELSGATMIGASTRGCSWREARLLGAILPDDFPRPSSSPA